Proteins from one Physeter macrocephalus isolate SW-GA chromosome 16, ASM283717v5, whole genome shotgun sequence genomic window:
- the SRPRA gene encoding signal recognition particle receptor subunit alpha isoform X1, giving the protein MLDFFTIFSKGGLVLWCFQGVSDSCTGPVNALIRSVLLQERGGNNSFTHEALTLKYKLDNQFELVFVVGFQKILTLTYVDKLIDDVHRLFRDKYRTEIQQQSALSLLNGTFDFQNDFLRLLREAEESSKVRAPTTMKKFEDSEKAKKPVRSMIETRGEKPKEKAKNSKKHKGAKKEGSDGPLATSKAVPAEKPGLPVGPENGIELSKEELIRRKREEFIQKHGRGMEKSSKSSKSDAPKEKGKKAPRVWALGGSVNKEVLDYSASTANGAPEGAPPEDINLIRGTGSGRQLQDLDCSSSDDEGAAQNSTKPSATKGTLGGMFGMLKGLVGSKSLSREDMESVLDKMRDHLIAKNVAADIAVQLCESVANKLEGKVMGTFSTVTSTVKLALQESLVQILQPQRRVDMLRDIMDAQRHQRPYVVTFCGVNGVGKSTNLAKISFWLLENGFSVLIAACDTFRAGAVEQLRTHTRRLRALHPPENHGGRAMVQLFERGYGKDAAGIAMEAIAFARNQGFDVVLVDTAGRMQDNAPLMTALAKLITVNTPDLVLFVGEALVGNEAVDQLVKFNRALADHSMAQTPRLIDGIVLTKFDTIDDKVGAAISMTYITSKPIVFVGTGQTYCDLRSLNAKAVVAALMKA; this is encoded by the exons ATGCTCGACTTCTTCACCATTTTCTCCAAAGGCGGGCTAGTGCTCTGGTGCTTCCAGGGCGTGAGCGACTCATGCACCGGGCCAGTTAACGCGTTGATTCGTTCCGTGTTGCTGCAG GAAAGGGGAGGTAACAACTCCTTCACCCATGAGGCACTCACGCTCAAGTATAAACTGGACAACCAGTTTGAGCTGGTGTTTGTG GTAGGTTTTCAGAAGATCCTAACACTGACGTACGTAGACAAGTTGATAGACGACGTGCACCGGCTGTTCCGTGACAAGTACCGCACTGAGATCCAACAGCAAAGTGCCTTAAGTCTACTGAATGGCACTTTTGATTTCCAGAATGACTTTCTGCGGCTCCTTCG tGAAGCAGAGGAGAGCAGTAAGGTCCGTGCTCCCACAACCATGAAGAAATTTGAAGATTCTGAAAAGGCCAAGAAACCTGTGAGGTCCATGATTGAGACACGGGGTGAAAAGCCTAAGGAAAAAGCCAAGAACAGCAAAAAACACAAGGGGGCCAAGAAGGAAG GTTCTGATGGCCCTTTGGCTACCAGCAAAGCAGTCCCTGCAGAAAAGCCAGGTCTCCCAGTGGGGCCTGAGAACGGGATAGAACTTTCCAAAGAGGAACTGATCCGCAGGAAGCGAGAAGAGTTCATTCAGAAGCATGGGAGGGGTATGGAGAAGTCCAG CAAGTCCAGTAAGTCAGATGCTCCCAAGGAGAAGGGCAAAAAAGCGCCCCGGGTGTGGGCACTGGGTGGCTCTGTCAACAAGGAAGTCCTGGACTATAGCGCTTCTACCGCCAATGGGGCCCCCGAGGGGGCCCCGCCCGAGGACATCAACTTG ATTCGAGGGACTGGGTCTGGGAGGCAGCTTCAGGATCTGGACTGCAGCAGCTCAGATGACGAAGGGGCCGCTCAAAACTCCACCAAACCTAG TGCTACCAAGGGGACTCTGGGCGGCATGTTTGGGATGCTGAAGGGCCTTGTGGGTTCCAAGAGCTTGAGTCGTGAAGACATGGAATCTGTGCTGGACAAGATGCGTGACCATCTCATTG CTAAGAACGTGGCAGCAGACATTGCAGTCCAACTTTGTGAATCTGTTGCGAACAAGCTGGAAGGGAAGGTGATGGGGACGTTCAGCA CGGTGACTTCCACCGTAAAGCTAGCTCTCCAAGAGTCCCTGGTGCAGATTCTGCAGCCACAGCGCCGTGTGGACATGCTCCGGGATATCATGGACGCCCAGCGTCATCAGCGCCCTTACGTGGTCACCTTCTGTGGTGTGAATGGCGTGGGGAAGTCTACTAACCTTGCCAAG ATTTCCTTCTGGCTGTTAGAGAATGGCTTCAGTGTCCTCATTGCTGCCTGTGATACATTCCGTGCTGGGGCTGTGGAGCAGCTGCGGACACACACCCGGCGTTTGCGCGCCCTGCACCCCCCCGAGAATCACGGTGGCCGCGCCATGGTGCAGTTGTTTGAGAGGGGCTACGGCAAGGATGCTGCTGGCATCGCCATGGAAGCCATTGCCTTTG CACGTAACCAAGGCTTTGATGTGGTGCTGGTGGACACAGCTGGCCGCATGCAGGACAATGCCCCTCTGATGACTGCCCTGGCCAAGCTCATTACTGTCAACACACCCGACTTGGTGCTGTTTGTGGGGGAGGCCTTAGTAGGCAATGAAGCCGTGGACCAGCTG GTCAAGTTCAACAGAGCCTTGGCTGACCATTCTATGGCCCAGACACCTCGGCTCATTGATGGCATTGTCCTTACCAAATTTGATACCATCGATGACAAG GTGGGAGCTGCTATTTCTATGACCTACATCACAAGCAAACCCATCGTCTTTGTGGGCACCGGCCAGACCTACTGTGACCTACGCAGTCTCAACGCCAAGGCCGTGGTGGCTGCCCTCATGAAGGCTTAA
- the SRPRA gene encoding signal recognition particle receptor subunit alpha isoform X2 — protein MLDFFTIFSKGGLVLWCFQGVSDSCTGPVNALIRSVLLQVGFQKILTLTYVDKLIDDVHRLFRDKYRTEIQQQSALSLLNGTFDFQNDFLRLLREAEESSKVRAPTTMKKFEDSEKAKKPVRSMIETRGEKPKEKAKNSKKHKGAKKEGSDGPLATSKAVPAEKPGLPVGPENGIELSKEELIRRKREEFIQKHGRGMEKSSKSSKSDAPKEKGKKAPRVWALGGSVNKEVLDYSASTANGAPEGAPPEDINLIRGTGSGRQLQDLDCSSSDDEGAAQNSTKPSATKGTLGGMFGMLKGLVGSKSLSREDMESVLDKMRDHLIAKNVAADIAVQLCESVANKLEGKVMGTFSTVTSTVKLALQESLVQILQPQRRVDMLRDIMDAQRHQRPYVVTFCGVNGVGKSTNLAKISFWLLENGFSVLIAACDTFRAGAVEQLRTHTRRLRALHPPENHGGRAMVQLFERGYGKDAAGIAMEAIAFARNQGFDVVLVDTAGRMQDNAPLMTALAKLITVNTPDLVLFVGEALVGNEAVDQLVKFNRALADHSMAQTPRLIDGIVLTKFDTIDDKVGAAISMTYITSKPIVFVGTGQTYCDLRSLNAKAVVAALMKA, from the exons ATGCTCGACTTCTTCACCATTTTCTCCAAAGGCGGGCTAGTGCTCTGGTGCTTCCAGGGCGTGAGCGACTCATGCACCGGGCCAGTTAACGCGTTGATTCGTTCCGTGTTGCTGCAG GTAGGTTTTCAGAAGATCCTAACACTGACGTACGTAGACAAGTTGATAGACGACGTGCACCGGCTGTTCCGTGACAAGTACCGCACTGAGATCCAACAGCAAAGTGCCTTAAGTCTACTGAATGGCACTTTTGATTTCCAGAATGACTTTCTGCGGCTCCTTCG tGAAGCAGAGGAGAGCAGTAAGGTCCGTGCTCCCACAACCATGAAGAAATTTGAAGATTCTGAAAAGGCCAAGAAACCTGTGAGGTCCATGATTGAGACACGGGGTGAAAAGCCTAAGGAAAAAGCCAAGAACAGCAAAAAACACAAGGGGGCCAAGAAGGAAG GTTCTGATGGCCCTTTGGCTACCAGCAAAGCAGTCCCTGCAGAAAAGCCAGGTCTCCCAGTGGGGCCTGAGAACGGGATAGAACTTTCCAAAGAGGAACTGATCCGCAGGAAGCGAGAAGAGTTCATTCAGAAGCATGGGAGGGGTATGGAGAAGTCCAG CAAGTCCAGTAAGTCAGATGCTCCCAAGGAGAAGGGCAAAAAAGCGCCCCGGGTGTGGGCACTGGGTGGCTCTGTCAACAAGGAAGTCCTGGACTATAGCGCTTCTACCGCCAATGGGGCCCCCGAGGGGGCCCCGCCCGAGGACATCAACTTG ATTCGAGGGACTGGGTCTGGGAGGCAGCTTCAGGATCTGGACTGCAGCAGCTCAGATGACGAAGGGGCCGCTCAAAACTCCACCAAACCTAG TGCTACCAAGGGGACTCTGGGCGGCATGTTTGGGATGCTGAAGGGCCTTGTGGGTTCCAAGAGCTTGAGTCGTGAAGACATGGAATCTGTGCTGGACAAGATGCGTGACCATCTCATTG CTAAGAACGTGGCAGCAGACATTGCAGTCCAACTTTGTGAATCTGTTGCGAACAAGCTGGAAGGGAAGGTGATGGGGACGTTCAGCA CGGTGACTTCCACCGTAAAGCTAGCTCTCCAAGAGTCCCTGGTGCAGATTCTGCAGCCACAGCGCCGTGTGGACATGCTCCGGGATATCATGGACGCCCAGCGTCATCAGCGCCCTTACGTGGTCACCTTCTGTGGTGTGAATGGCGTGGGGAAGTCTACTAACCTTGCCAAG ATTTCCTTCTGGCTGTTAGAGAATGGCTTCAGTGTCCTCATTGCTGCCTGTGATACATTCCGTGCTGGGGCTGTGGAGCAGCTGCGGACACACACCCGGCGTTTGCGCGCCCTGCACCCCCCCGAGAATCACGGTGGCCGCGCCATGGTGCAGTTGTTTGAGAGGGGCTACGGCAAGGATGCTGCTGGCATCGCCATGGAAGCCATTGCCTTTG CACGTAACCAAGGCTTTGATGTGGTGCTGGTGGACACAGCTGGCCGCATGCAGGACAATGCCCCTCTGATGACTGCCCTGGCCAAGCTCATTACTGTCAACACACCCGACTTGGTGCTGTTTGTGGGGGAGGCCTTAGTAGGCAATGAAGCCGTGGACCAGCTG GTCAAGTTCAACAGAGCCTTGGCTGACCATTCTATGGCCCAGACACCTCGGCTCATTGATGGCATTGTCCTTACCAAATTTGATACCATCGATGACAAG GTGGGAGCTGCTATTTCTATGACCTACATCACAAGCAAACCCATCGTCTTTGTGGGCACCGGCCAGACCTACTGTGACCTACGCAGTCTCAACGCCAAGGCCGTGGTGGCTGCCCTCATGAAGGCTTAA